The Caballeronia sp. Lep1P3 genome window below encodes:
- a CDS encoding glycosyltransferase → MVNDTVLIIEPDFSGHRWRYAQWAANAYMEAGYRCLIVTEPRNAGHPLVKQIQEQGGALDIMLVPPPERGSRKGLSSISYMRAHENFSHAYATASRERNVALVVVPYVDYFLLALPFLRSPFGKTPWVGVTMRSNFHHHLVGVRAPRRPLVNAVKSKLFARAIRVGGMKTLLTIDPTLPDWWKRNARTSGTASGTAIEYLADPFPDARAAKPSAARQRLGLGEGAHVLVYGAINDRKGVFELIDALGQRKNNAKTPTLVIAGAQDDDVRALLSAAAGKLQPKPVVLDRFISSEMELDLFSACDVVWLGYKGHYGMSGVLVQAFRFGKPVIATADGLIGWFCRTGELGPVIDDLAPSSINRALDDVLARRTRPVAAGHLLERNTLGQFKETLRQAMA, encoded by the coding sequence ATGGTGAACGATACCGTCCTCATCATCGAGCCTGATTTCAGCGGCCATCGCTGGCGCTATGCGCAATGGGCGGCGAATGCGTATATGGAAGCGGGCTATCGATGTCTGATCGTGACGGAGCCGCGCAATGCAGGCCATCCGCTCGTCAAGCAGATTCAGGAGCAAGGCGGCGCGCTCGACATCATGCTCGTGCCGCCGCCCGAACGCGGCTCGCGCAAGGGGCTTTCGTCGATCAGCTACATGCGCGCGCATGAAAACTTCAGTCATGCCTATGCAACCGCGAGCCGCGAGCGCAACGTGGCGCTCGTCGTCGTGCCTTATGTCGATTACTTCCTGCTCGCGCTGCCCTTTCTGCGCTCGCCCTTCGGCAAGACGCCGTGGGTCGGCGTCACGATGCGCTCGAACTTTCATCATCATCTCGTCGGCGTGCGCGCGCCGCGCCGTCCGCTCGTCAATGCGGTGAAGTCGAAGCTCTTCGCGCGCGCGATTCGCGTAGGCGGCATGAAGACGCTGCTCACCATCGATCCGACCTTGCCCGACTGGTGGAAGCGCAATGCACGGACTTCAGGCACGGCATCGGGCACTGCCATCGAATATCTTGCCGATCCCTTTCCCGATGCGCGCGCAGCGAAGCCATCGGCGGCGCGGCAACGGCTCGGTCTCGGCGAAGGCGCGCATGTGCTCGTCTACGGCGCGATCAACGATCGCAAGGGCGTCTTCGAACTGATCGATGCGCTCGGCCAACGTAAAAACAACGCAAAGACACCGACACTCGTGATCGCGGGTGCTCAGGACGACGACGTGCGTGCGTTGCTGAGCGCCGCTGCGGGAAAGCTGCAGCCGAAGCCCGTCGTGCTCGACCGCTTCATATCGAGCGAGATGGAGCTCGATCTCTTTTCCGCGTGCGATGTCGTGTGGCTCGGCTACAAAGGGCACTACGGCATGAGCGGCGTGCTGGTGCAGGCGTTTCGCTTCGGCAAGCCGGTGATTGCAACGGCAGACGGTCTCATCGGCTGGTTCTGCCGCACGGGCGAACTCGGGCCTGTTATCGACGATCTCGCGCCTTCTTCGATCAACCGCGCACTCGACGATGTTCTCGCGCGACGCACGCGCCCCGTTGCGGCGGGTCATCTGCTGGAACGCAATACACTCGGGCAGTTCAAGGAAACGTTGCGTCAGGCGATGGCCTGA
- a CDS encoding oligosaccharide flippase family protein encodes MRSVRLSFLPARARFEHDAAFWVLLQQVVVRGFVAVKFLAIGRILGPAAIGAVSIALLAVAIAESLSDTGLAQAVVQGRDAPTHDELGSVWATLAMRGLLIGLLLAALAPLMTSQFHMSGSIGLILLAAVLPIVRGIASPAYFVVTRQRGFQKLAGVETTAAFTDCAVGLVCALSGAGAYSVLIGLVAGEVLKTTLTWTAMSPRPPIRFSFAGISHYVNFSRWIWAGSVVNLLLNQFDKVVVAKLLGPLQLGAYQMSSKLAQMLLADAAIAMSQYLFPTFSEHHRRDVQGARRLFRRYLLLAAVGLAVLVIVLRMAAEPLFEFVLGPAWLSAVPLFRIFVINMAIGAVIAVLVSWLRATGMPKVATHASIVQAVVLCVTVPVATHLWGVTGIAWAMTAGLASATAWMLYRIAREA; translated from the coding sequence GTGAGATCTGTCCGGCTATCTTTTTTGCCAGCGCGCGCGCGATTCGAGCACGATGCGGCGTTCTGGGTGTTGTTGCAGCAAGTGGTGGTGCGCGGCTTCGTCGCCGTCAAGTTTCTGGCCATCGGACGCATATTGGGGCCGGCCGCGATCGGCGCGGTGAGCATCGCGCTGCTCGCCGTGGCCATCGCCGAATCGTTGTCCGATACGGGACTCGCGCAAGCCGTCGTGCAGGGACGCGATGCGCCGACACATGACGAGCTCGGCTCCGTATGGGCGACGCTCGCAATGCGCGGTCTTCTCATCGGCCTCCTGCTTGCCGCGCTCGCGCCGCTGATGACGAGCCAGTTCCACATGAGCGGGTCCATCGGCCTCATTCTGCTCGCGGCCGTCTTGCCGATCGTGCGCGGCATCGCATCGCCGGCGTATTTCGTCGTCACGCGGCAACGCGGCTTTCAGAAGCTCGCGGGCGTGGAGACGACGGCGGCATTCACCGACTGCGCCGTCGGGCTCGTATGCGCGCTGTCCGGCGCGGGCGCCTATTCGGTGCTCATCGGCCTCGTCGCGGGCGAAGTGCTCAAGACCACGCTGACGTGGACCGCCATGTCGCCGCGTCCGCCCATTCGCTTCTCGTTCGCGGGCATTTCGCATTACGTGAACTTCAGCCGCTGGATCTGGGCGGGCAGCGTCGTGAATCTTCTGCTCAATCAGTTCGACAAGGTCGTCGTCGCGAAACTGCTCGGGCCGCTGCAACTGGGCGCCTATCAGATGTCGTCGAAGCTCGCGCAGATGTTGCTCGCCGATGCCGCCATCGCGATGTCGCAGTATCTCTTTCCCACGTTCTCCGAGCATCATCGGCGCGACGTGCAGGGCGCGCGCAGGCTCTTTCGCCGTTATCTGCTGCTCGCGGCCGTGGGACTCGCCGTACTCGTGATCGTGCTGCGCATGGCCGCCGAGCCGCTCTTCGAATTCGTGCTCGGACCGGCATGGCTCTCGGCGGTGCCGCTCTTTCGCATCTTCGTCATCAACATGGCGATCGGCGCGGTTATCGCGGTGCTCGTGTCGTGGCTGCGCGCAACCGGCATGCCGAAGGTGGCGACGCACGCGTCCATCGTGCAGGCGGTCGTCTTGTGCGTGACGGTGCCGGTTGCCACGCATCTCTGGGGTGTGACGGGCATTGCGTGGGCGATGACCGCGGGCCTCGCATCGGCGACGGCGTGGATGCTGTATCGGATCGCGAGGGAGGCGTGA
- a CDS encoding dienelactone hydrolase family protein, translated as MSTMLSISTPDGDFDAYVAYPAQTPAPAVVVLQEIFGINGDMRETTDEYARQGYVALCPDLFWRLEPNVNLTDRTEAEWQQAMKYYNAFDLNTGVEDIAATIGFARGLSEVRGSIGSIGFCLGGLLSFLTAARTDVDAAVSYYGGGTDKHLEELPKISKPLLIHLAEEDEFIDADARNRVLTAVKGHANIEAYTYPGCHHAFARNQGAHYDANAARLANGRTAEFFEKHLK; from the coding sequence ATGTCCACCATGCTCAGCATCTCGACGCCCGACGGCGATTTCGACGCCTACGTCGCTTATCCGGCGCAAACGCCCGCGCCTGCGGTCGTCGTGCTGCAGGAGATTTTCGGCATCAACGGCGACATGCGCGAAACCACCGACGAATACGCGCGTCAGGGCTATGTCGCGCTATGTCCGGACCTGTTCTGGCGGCTGGAACCGAACGTGAATCTCACTGATCGCACCGAAGCCGAATGGCAACAGGCGATGAAGTACTACAACGCGTTCGATCTGAATACCGGCGTGGAAGATATCGCGGCGACCATCGGCTTTGCGCGCGGACTTTCAGAAGTGCGGGGCAGTATCGGCTCGATCGGCTTCTGTCTCGGCGGGCTGCTTTCGTTCCTGACGGCCGCGCGCACCGACGTCGATGCAGCCGTCTCGTACTACGGCGGCGGCACGGACAAGCACCTCGAAGAACTTCCCAAGATTTCGAAGCCCTTGCTGATTCATCTTGCCGAAGAAGACGAATTCATCGACGCCGATGCGCGTAATCGCGTGCTCACAGCCGTGAAAGGACACGCGAACATCGAGGCGTACACGTACCCCGGATGCCATCATGCGTTCGCGCGCAATCAGGGCGCGCACTACGACGCGAACGCGGCGCGGCTCGCCAATGGCCGCACCGCCGAGTTCTTCGAAAAGCACCTGAAATAG
- a CDS encoding glycosyltransferase — MLSFALAFLVSLVVTLLIVRFAHLQEGMLGDTDLAGVQKFHARPVPRIGGVGILCGLTASAVQLRWSYPLVSAGILGIIACGMPAFLAGLIEDLTKRVTPLARLICTMAAAGLAYALLGIAVTRISVPPLDFVLSYAVVSCAVTVLAVAALANAVNIIDGFNGLASMVSFMMFASLAYVAFQVHDPIVLSGSLIMMGAVMGFFIWNFPAGLIFLGDGGAYFVGFMLGELSIMLVMRNRDVSAWYPVLLFMYPIFETCFSIYRKKFIRGMSPGIPDGVHLHMLVYKRLMRWAVGVQNARELTRRNSLTSPYLWLLCLVAVIPATLFWRHTLHLFCFVMVFAATYVWLYVSIVRFRAPRWLVFRRPHPLKK, encoded by the coding sequence ATGCTTAGTTTCGCGCTTGCTTTTCTGGTCTCGCTTGTCGTGACCTTGTTGATCGTGCGGTTTGCGCACTTGCAGGAAGGCATGCTCGGCGACACCGATCTCGCCGGCGTGCAGAAGTTTCATGCGCGGCCCGTTCCGCGCATCGGCGGCGTCGGCATTCTGTGCGGGCTCACGGCCTCCGCCGTGCAATTGCGATGGAGCTACCCGCTCGTATCGGCCGGCATTCTCGGCATCATCGCCTGCGGCATGCCCGCGTTTCTCGCGGGCCTCATCGAAGATCTCACCAAGCGCGTGACGCCGCTCGCGCGGCTCATCTGCACGATGGCCGCAGCCGGTCTCGCCTATGCGCTGCTCGGTATCGCGGTCACGCGCATCAGCGTGCCGCCGCTCGATTTCGTGCTGTCGTATGCAGTGGTCTCGTGCGCCGTGACGGTGCTCGCGGTCGCGGCGCTCGCCAACGCGGTGAACATCATCGACGGCTTCAACGGCCTGGCTTCGATGGTCTCGTTCATGATGTTCGCGTCGCTTGCGTATGTGGCGTTTCAGGTGCACGACCCGATCGTGCTGTCCGGCTCGCTCATCATGATGGGCGCGGTCATGGGCTTCTTCATCTGGAACTTCCCGGCCGGCCTCATCTTTCTCGGCGATGGCGGCGCGTACTTCGTCGGTTTCATGCTCGGCGAACTTTCGATCATGCTCGTCATGCGCAACCGCGATGTATCCGCGTGGTACCCGGTGCTGCTCTTCATGTACCCGATCTTCGAGACCTGCTTCTCGATCTACCGCAAGAAGTTCATTCGCGGCATGTCGCCGGGCATTCCGGATGGCGTGCATCTGCACATGCTCGTCTACAAGCGGCTGATGCGCTGGGCCGTCGGCGTGCAGAACGCGCGTGAACTCACGCGGCGCAACTCGCTCACGTCACCGTATCTGTGGCTGCTGTGTCTCGTCGCCGTGATTCCGGCAACGCTTTTCTGGCGTCACACGCTGCATCTCTTCTGCTTCGTGATGGTGTTCGCGGCCACTTACGTGTGGCTCTATGTCAGCATCGTGCGCTTCAGGGCGCCGCGCTGGCTCGTGTTTCGCAGGCCGCATCCGCTGAAGAAGTAA
- the galE gene encoding UDP-glucose 4-epimerase GalE: MNGNMSPSDAVQGKKGTILVTGGAGFIGSHTCVELLDAGYGVAVIDNLVNSRAESLNRVERITGKRVAFYQADARDEAALNRIFDEHAITGAIHFAALKAVGESVAKPIEYYSNNIGSLLAVLNVMRERNVRNVVFSSSATVYGVPESVPIDESFPLSATNPYGQSKLIAEQILRDLEVSDPSWRIATLRYFNPVGAHESGLIGEDPAGVPNNLMPYVAQVAVGKLERLRVFGSDYDTHDGTGVRDYIHVVDLARGHIAAIAALESLDRSFVVNLGTGQGYSVLDVVKAFEAASGKRVPYELVPRRPGDVAACYADPAAAEKLIGWRAEHGIERMCADHWRWQSQNPQGFA; this comes from the coding sequence ATGAATGGCAACATGTCGCCGAGCGACGCTGTGCAGGGCAAGAAGGGCACCATCCTCGTGACGGGCGGCGCGGGCTTCATCGGCTCGCATACATGCGTCGAACTGCTCGATGCGGGCTACGGCGTCGCGGTCATCGACAATCTCGTCAACAGCCGCGCGGAGTCGTTGAACCGCGTTGAGCGCATCACGGGCAAGCGCGTTGCGTTCTATCAGGCAGACGCCCGCGACGAAGCCGCGCTCAACCGCATCTTCGACGAACACGCGATCACCGGCGCAATCCACTTCGCGGCGCTGAAAGCCGTGGGCGAATCGGTGGCGAAGCCGATCGAGTACTACAGCAACAACATCGGCAGCTTGCTCGCGGTGCTCAACGTGATGCGCGAGCGCAACGTGCGCAACGTTGTGTTCAGCTCGTCGGCGACCGTCTACGGCGTGCCGGAAAGCGTACCGATCGACGAGAGCTTTCCGCTTTCCGCGACGAACCCGTATGGCCAGTCGAAGCTCATCGCCGAGCAGATTCTGCGCGACCTCGAAGTGTCCGATCCTTCATGGCGCATCGCGACGCTGCGCTACTTCAATCCGGTGGGCGCGCACGAAAGCGGTCTCATCGGCGAAGACCCGGCGGGCGTGCCGAACAACCTGATGCCTTACGTCGCGCAAGTGGCGGTCGGCAAGCTCGAGCGGCTGCGCGTATTCGGCAGCGATTACGATACGCACGACGGCACCGGCGTGCGCGATTACATTCACGTCGTCGATCTGGCGCGCGGGCATATCGCCGCGATTGCCGCGCTAGAGTCGCTGGATCGCAGCTTCGTCGTCAATCTCGGCACGGGGCAAGGCTATAGCGTGCTGGATGTCGTGAAGGCGTTCGAAGCGGCTTCGGGCAAGCGCGTGCCGTATGAACTCGTGCCGCGCCGCCCCGGCGACGTCGCTGCGTGCTACGCCGACCCCGCCGCCGCCGAAAAGCTCATCGGCTGGCGCGCGGAGCACGGCATCGAGCGCATGTGCGCCGATCACTGGCGCTGGCAATCGCAGAATCCGCAAGGGTTCGCGTAA
- a CDS encoding glycosyltransferase family 4 protein, with amino-acid sequence MNNDKPSLRIALVCNTAWAIYTYRRGVLRMLTERGAQVTIIAPRDRTFEPLIEMGCRCVELPIASKGTNPRDDMKTLMALYREYRATRPHLVFHYTIKPNIYGSFAARLARVPSIAVTTGLGYVFIQHSRTAQIAKRLYRFAFRFPREVWFLNRDDHQAFVDQKLLAHPDRARRLHGEGVDLDDFALAPLPRREDFVFILIGRLLWDKGVAEYVEAARRLRKRYPHARFQLLGPVGVDNPSAISRTDVQDWERENIVEYLGEANDVRPLVAAADCVVLPSYREGVPRTLMEASAMGRPIVATDVPGCREVVEHGLNGFLCEVKSADSLEQQLERMLSLPVEEREAMARRGREKVASEFDEKQVVERYKGTIHAITGISL; translated from the coding sequence ATGAACAACGACAAGCCGAGCCTACGCATCGCCCTCGTGTGCAACACGGCATGGGCCATCTATACCTACCGGCGCGGTGTGTTGCGCATGCTCACCGAACGCGGCGCGCAAGTGACGATCATCGCGCCGCGCGACCGCACGTTCGAGCCGCTCATCGAAATGGGCTGCCGTTGCGTCGAATTGCCGATTGCTTCGAAAGGCACGAATCCGCGTGACGACATGAAGACGCTGATGGCGCTCTACCGCGAATATCGCGCAACGCGCCCGCATCTGGTCTTCCACTACACGATCAAGCCGAATATCTACGGATCGTTCGCTGCGAGGCTCGCGCGCGTGCCGTCGATCGCCGTGACGACGGGCCTCGGCTATGTCTTCATCCAGCACAGCCGCACCGCGCAGATCGCAAAGCGCCTCTATCGTTTCGCGTTCCGCTTTCCGCGCGAAGTGTGGTTCCTGAATCGCGACGATCATCAGGCGTTCGTCGATCAAAAGCTGCTCGCGCATCCCGACCGCGCGCGACGTCTGCACGGCGAAGGCGTCGATCTCGACGATTTCGCGCTCGCGCCCTTGCCGCGCCGCGAGGACTTCGTGTTCATCCTGATTGGACGTCTTTTGTGGGACAAGGGCGTCGCCGAATATGTCGAAGCGGCGCGCCGTTTGCGCAAGCGCTATCCGCATGCGCGCTTCCAGTTGCTCGGACCGGTCGGCGTCGACAATCCGAGCGCGATCAGCCGCACGGACGTGCAGGACTGGGAGCGCGAGAATATCGTCGAATATCTGGGCGAAGCGAACGATGTTCGCCCGCTCGTCGCGGCGGCCGATTGCGTCGTGCTGCCGTCTTATCGCGAAGGCGTGCCGCGCACGCTGATGGAAGCGTCCGCAATGGGCCGCCCGATTGTCGCGACCGACGTGCCCGGCTGCCGCGAAGTGGTCGAGCATGGACTCAACGGTTTTCTGTGCGAGGTCAAGAGCGCGGACAGCCTCGAGCAACAGCTCGAACGCATGCTGAGCTTGCCTGTCGAAGAACGCGAGGCGATGGCCCGGCGCGGCCGCGAGAAAGTCGCAAGCGAATTCGACGAGAAGCAGGTCGTCGAACGTTACAAGGGCACAATACACGCCATCACCGGCATTTCACTCTGA
- a CDS encoding glycosyltransferase — MNALSDVAVLLPAFNGQPDVERTLLSFDESEPVRVLIVDDGSTPPIHAPAIDGLDIEVLRLPQNGGIELALQAGIDALAQRGVRYAARIDAGDLATPGRLAKQRAYLDAHPNVAVLGMWTHVVSPNGAPLFDLTPPTECASIARMMLARSCFAHPSLMLRIDAVREVGNYRADYRAAEDLDLLLRLMTRYEGANLPEFGLYYELNESGISATKRRTQTLSTLRLQLRYFRAANMFDWIGVAKSLAHLLLPYRALRGLKAKLLKSATPA; from the coding sequence ATGAACGCACTTTCCGATGTCGCCGTGTTGCTTCCCGCGTTCAACGGCCAGCCCGATGTCGAACGCACGCTTCTGTCGTTCGATGAAAGCGAGCCGGTGCGCGTGCTGATCGTCGATGACGGCAGCACGCCGCCGATTCACGCGCCCGCCATCGATGGCCTCGACATCGAAGTTCTGCGCCTGCCGCAAAACGGCGGCATCGAGCTCGCATTGCAGGCGGGCATCGACGCGCTGGCGCAACGCGGCGTGCGCTACGCGGCGCGCATCGACGCGGGCGACCTCGCGACGCCCGGCCGCCTCGCGAAGCAGCGCGCGTATCTCGACGCGCATCCGAACGTCGCGGTGCTCGGCATGTGGACGCATGTGGTCTCCCCGAACGGCGCGCCGCTCTTCGATCTCACGCCGCCGACAGAATGCGCGTCGATCGCCCGCATGATGCTCGCGCGTTCGTGCTTCGCGCATCCTTCGCTGATGCTGCGAATCGATGCCGTGCGCGAAGTGGGCAACTATCGCGCGGACTATCGCGCAGCCGAAGACCTCGATCTGCTGCTGCGTCTCATGACGCGTTACGAAGGCGCGAATCTGCCGGAATTCGGGCTCTATTACGAACTGAACGAAAGCGGCATCAGCGCGACGAAGCGGCGAACGCAGACGCTGTCAACGCTGCGTCTGCAATTGCGTTACTTCCGTGCGGCGAACATGTTCGACTGGATCGGCGTCGCGAAGAGCCTCGCGCATTTGCTGTTGCCCTATCGCGCGCTGCGCGGACTCAAGGCAAAGCTGCTCAAGTCTGCGACGCCCGCCTGA
- a CDS encoding oligosaccharide flippase family protein, with protein MKVLARSGNPDVARALANIVWLGLERLTQIAVAIVISGLLARYLGPDAFGKWQYANTLLLVIAPITWVCGAEILVPTIVDKPPAQTGAVLGSAFVLRMSVSVIALVVTWIWIAAGGVDPLVGAMLAGLAVTMLFREPFIGVINAWLQSMTYSKPQLIASMTTAIAKAALVYALVRASARAWSFGWLWALEAAAIGGALVVYYMRRHGGTLGWRFDRALFRHFASAGTVFWLGLICMYLFLKLDRLMLAHRVSFAELGLYSAAQQLNENWIALALMLAQTIAPAFVYRVQETARVKRNVLRLFAMTGALMIAGALVLDALAGFIIARVFGPNYAGAADLFRWAVWLSVPAGIEAIGNLVVLKYQARYVLLCKWLLALAVAFAVNAFAIPRMNGYGALIGLACGYLAAACVNFYYIRLRLRA; from the coding sequence ATGAAAGTCCTCGCGCGCTCGGGCAATCCGGACGTTGCCCGCGCGCTTGCGAACATCGTCTGGCTCGGACTCGAACGCCTCACGCAGATCGCGGTGGCCATCGTCATTTCGGGTCTTCTCGCGCGCTATCTCGGTCCCGATGCCTTCGGCAAGTGGCAATACGCGAACACGCTGCTGCTCGTGATCGCGCCGATCACGTGGGTCTGCGGCGCGGAGATTCTCGTGCCGACCATCGTCGATAAACCGCCCGCGCAGACGGGCGCGGTGCTCGGCAGCGCGTTCGTGCTGCGCATGAGCGTCTCGGTGATCGCGCTCGTCGTGACGTGGATATGGATAGCGGCGGGCGGCGTCGATCCGCTCGTCGGCGCGATGCTCGCCGGGCTCGCGGTCACGATGCTCTTTCGCGAGCCGTTCATCGGCGTCATCAATGCGTGGCTGCAAAGCATGACCTATAGCAAGCCGCAGTTGATCGCGAGCATGACGACGGCCATCGCGAAGGCGGCGCTCGTCTATGCGCTCGTGCGCGCGAGCGCGCGCGCATGGAGCTTCGGCTGGCTATGGGCGCTCGAAGCCGCGGCGATAGGCGGCGCGCTCGTCGTGTATTACATGCGGCGTCATGGCGGCACGCTCGGCTGGCGCTTCGATCGCGCGCTCTTCAGGCATTTCGCGAGCGCGGGCACGGTGTTCTGGCTCGGGCTCATCTGCATGTATCTGTTCCTGAAGCTCGACCGGCTGATGCTCGCGCATCGCGTGTCGTTCGCGGAACTCGGGCTTTATTCCGCCGCGCAGCAGTTGAACGAGAACTGGATTGCGCTCGCGCTGATGCTTGCGCAAACCATCGCGCCCGCGTTTGTGTATCGCGTGCAGGAAACGGCGCGCGTGAAGCGCAACGTGCTGCGTCTCTTCGCGATGACCGGCGCATTGATGATCGCGGGCGCGCTCGTGCTCGATGCGCTCGCGGGCTTCATCATCGCGCGCGTGTTCGGGCCGAATTATGCGGGCGCGGCGGACCTCTTCCGCTGGGCCGTGTGGCTTTCGGTGCCCGCGGGCATCGAGGCGATCGGCAATCTCGTCGTGCTCAAGTATCAGGCCAGATACGTGCTGCTTTGCAAATGGCTGCTTGCGCTTGCCGTCGCCTTTGCAGTGAACGCGTTCGCGATTCCACGCATGAACGGCTATGGCGCGCTCATCGGCCTCGCTTGCGGCTATCTCGCGGCGGCGTGCGTGAACTTCTACTACATTCGTCTGCGGCTTCGCGCATGA
- a CDS encoding phosphomannomutase/phosphoglucomutase yields MSQVSQSIFKAYDIRGIVGKTVDKDVAKSIGRAFGSEIRKQGGDSVVVARDGRLSGPELVGALADGLREAGVDVVDVGMVPTPVGYFAASVPLPLPSGERRVDSCIVVTGSHNPPDYNGFKMVLRGAAIYGEQIQGLYQRIVNSDFSSGEGSYTEFDVSQMYLDRIVSDVKPVRGMKIVVDTGNGVAGDLAPRLFKALGCELVELFTDIDGNFPNHHPDPAHPENLQDVIKALKETDAEVGFAFDGDGDRLGVVTKDGQVIFPDRQLMLFAQEVLSRNKGGQIIYDVKCTRNLAKWVRDQGGEPVMWKTGHSLVKAKLRETGAPLAGEMSGHVFFKDRWYGFDDGLYTGARMLEILSRVDDPSKLLNDLPNSLSTPELQLKLEEGENFELISRLQKSAKFEGADDVLTIDGLRVEYPDGFGLARSSNTTPVVVMRFEADSEEALKRIQEDFRRVILAEKADAKLPF; encoded by the coding sequence ATGAGCCAAGTATCCCAATCCATTTTCAAGGCTTACGACATTCGCGGCATCGTCGGCAAGACGGTCGACAAGGATGTCGCGAAGAGCATCGGCCGCGCGTTCGGCAGCGAAATCCGCAAGCAGGGCGGCGATTCGGTCGTCGTCGCGCGCGATGGCCGCCTGTCCGGTCCGGAACTCGTGGGAGCGCTCGCGGACGGCCTGCGCGAAGCGGGCGTCGATGTCGTCGATGTCGGCATGGTGCCGACGCCCGTCGGCTATTTCGCGGCGAGCGTGCCGCTGCCTTTGCCTTCGGGCGAACGCCGCGTGGATTCGTGCATCGTCGTGACGGGCAGCCACAATCCGCCGGATTACAACGGCTTCAAGATGGTGCTGCGCGGCGCGGCCATCTACGGCGAGCAGATTCAGGGCCTGTATCAGCGCATCGTCAATAGCGACTTTTCGTCGGGAGAAGGCAGCTACACCGAGTTCGACGTGTCGCAGATGTATCTCGACCGCATCGTGTCCGATGTGAAGCCGGTGCGCGGCATGAAGATCGTCGTCGATACTGGCAATGGCGTCGCGGGCGATCTCGCGCCGCGTCTTTTCAAGGCGCTCGGCTGCGAACTCGTCGAACTGTTCACGGACATCGACGGCAATTTCCCGAATCATCACCCGGACCCGGCGCATCCGGAAAACCTGCAGGACGTTATCAAGGCGCTCAAGGAAACGGACGCCGAAGTCGGCTTCGCATTCGATGGCGACGGCGACCGTCTCGGCGTCGTGACGAAGGACGGGCAGGTGATTTTCCCGGACCGTCAGCTGATGCTCTTCGCGCAGGAAGTGCTGTCGCGCAACAAGGGCGGCCAGATCATCTATGACGTGAAGTGCACGCGCAATCTCGCGAAGTGGGTGCGCGATCAGGGCGGCGAGCCGGTCATGTGGAAGACGGGGCATTCGCTCGTGAAGGCGAAGCTGCGCGAGACGGGCGCGCCGCTCGCGGGCGAAATGAGTGGTCACGTGTTCTTCAAGGACCGCTGGTACGGTTTCGACGATGGCCTTTACACCGGCGCGCGCATGCTGGAAATCCTTTCGCGCGTGGACGATCCGAGCAAGCTGCTCAACGATCTGCCGAATTCGCTTTCCACGCCGGAACTGCAGCTCAAACTGGAAGAGGGCGAGAACTTCGAACTGATTTCCCGTTTGCAGAAATCGGCGAAGTTCGAAGGCGCGGACGACGTGCTGACCATCGACGGTTTGCGCGTCGAATATCCGGACGGGTTCGGTCTTGCGCGTTCGTCGAATACGACGCCGGTGGTGGTGATGCGCTTCGAAGCGGACAGCGAAGAAGCGTTGAAGCGCATTCAGGAAGATTTCCGCCGCGTGATCCTGGCGGAGAAGGCGGACGCTAAGCTGCCGTTCTGA
- a CDS encoding DUF29 domain-containing protein, with the protein MGTRYEQDVVAWAREQAALLRAGKFSAIDVEHIAEEIEDVGKSEQRELSSRMSVLLAHLLKWQYQPGRRGSSWQRTIREQRRALSVALQKTPSLNGSLRDPDWLVSTWADAVSKAAEETGLDVFPEELPWSADQILSPQFYPE; encoded by the coding sequence ATGGGAACGCGTTACGAACAGGACGTCGTGGCATGGGCGCGCGAACAGGCGGCGCTGCTGCGCGCGGGTAAGTTCTCGGCCATCGATGTCGAACATATCGCAGAGGAAATCGAGGACGTGGGCAAGAGTGAGCAAAGAGAGCTATCCAGCCGTATGTCCGTGCTGCTGGCGCATCTGCTCAAATGGCAGTATCAGCCCGGGCGCCGCGGCTCGAGCTGGCAGCGCACGATCCGGGAACAGCGCCGTGCCTTGTCGGTCGCGCTGCAAAAAACGCCGAGCCTGAACGGTTCATTGCGCGATCCCGACTGGCTCGTGAGCACATGGGCCGATGCCGTGTCGAAAGCGGCAGAAGAAACCGGGCTCGACGTATTCCCCGAAGAATTGCCGTGGTCAGCTGATCAAATCCTTTCGCCGCAGTTCTATCCCGAGTAA